From a region of the Xyrauchen texanus isolate HMW12.3.18 chromosome 39, RBS_HiC_50CHRs, whole genome shotgun sequence genome:
- the LOC127632958 gene encoding retinol dehydrogenase 10-A-like: protein MIVLIDLVLMLIDLTYSIMCAVLRTILRPRLKSVDGELCLITGAGGGLGRLFALEFAREGAELVLWDCNTESNEHTARQVRELGGKVHTYTVDLSKRESVYQTADRVRQEVGDVSMLVNNAGVVAGRRLLECPDELLERTLLVNCHALFWMTKAFLPQMKVRNHGHIVTVASTLGLFSTACVEDYCASKFGAVGFHESLTHSLLTEDGEGGVKTTLICPYIVNTGMFAGCQIREELQGLIPPLDPLYCVQQSMKAILSDEQMICIPRVMYFAFLSRALLPWDANVATYRFMGGDKCMYSFIKTKEEQQQQVANGHVKSS from the exons ATGATAGTGCTGATAGATCTGGTGTTAATGCTCATTGACCTGACATACTCCATCATGTGTGCGGTGCTTCGCACTATCCTCCGCCCGCGTCTGAAATCAGTGGATGGGGAGCTGTGTCTGATCACGGGCGCGGGCGGAGGGCTCGGCCGGCTCTTCGCGCTGGAGTTCGCCAGAGAGGGGGCTGAACTCGTGCTCTGGGACTGCAACACAGAGTCCAACGAGCACACTGCCAGACAGGTGAGGGAACTGGGCGGCAAAGTGCACACGTACACCGTGGACCTATCCAAACGCGAGAGCGTCTATCAAACCGCTGACCGCGTGCGGCAAGAGGTGGGTGACGTCAGCATGTTGGTTAACAACGCGGGGGTTGTGGCGGGGCGACGGCTGCTGGAGTGCCCCGATGAACTACTGGAGAGGACTCTGCTGGTGAACTGCCATGCCCTGTTCTGG ATGACAAAAGCCTTCTTGCCTCAAATGAAAGTTAGGAATCATGGACATATTGTTACTGTTGCAAGCACTCTTGGTCTGTTCAGTACTGCTTGTGTAGAG GATTATTGTGCAAGTAAATTTGGAGCAGTAGGCTTCCATGAATCTCTTACCCATAGTTTGTTGACAGAGGATGGTGAGGGTGGGGTGAAAACCACCCTGATTTGCCCGTACATTGTCAACACTGGCATGTTTGCTGGATGCCAAATCAG GGAGGAACTCCAAGGCCTGATTCCCCCACTGGATCCTCTTTACTGTGTTCAGCAGTCCATGAAGGCCATTCTGTCTGACGAGCAAATGATCTGCATCCCTCGTGTAATGTACTTCGCCTTTCTCTCGCGAGC GTTGCTCCCCTGGGATGCTAATGTTGCAACATACCGTTTTATGGGTGGTGACAAGTGCATGTATTCCTTCATTAAGACCAAAGAAGAGCAACAGCAGCAGGTTGCTAATGGCCACGTGAAATCCTCTTAG